Proteins encoded within one genomic window of Actinoplanes octamycinicus:
- a CDS encoding serine/threonine-protein kinase translates to MDEGRKLGGRYRLLNELGRGGMAVVWRAADEVLDRPVAVKVLAGRYAGDERFRSRILHEARAAAILSHPNIAQIHDFGESDEIPYVVMELINGPTLQQMLSDAPIPPRRVFRICGEVAAALAAAHQDGLVHRDIKLANIMVTPAGAKVVDFGIAAAAGPAEPDEGLLGTPAYLAPERLTGGAIEPASDVYALGVLLYRLLADESPWTVETTTQMLSAHMYVEPMPLPDLPGVPDAVAELVDRCLAKEPADRPDAAEVSAVLADAVEASVVREPAPAPVPAPAPTRFDEETEAIGAIGAIPPAAVPAPRRRRRLVLAGVLAVLVIAGAGWWVTRGSEPRSTPVNAAPPAARDGAAPPGSARPSPGGSPTPTGARVLPRPAALVSSAPAASAAAPSGSPSSAPAPSPSSAGPASSAPVPEGTRLESKGGVVTAICQSGNATLLDWQPAEGFVVERVDPGPGLTPSVVFAGTLSRYRMSVTCFAGKPSAVVLPL, encoded by the coding sequence GTGGACGAGGGACGCAAACTCGGGGGCCGTTACCGGCTGCTGAACGAACTCGGCCGCGGCGGGATGGCCGTGGTCTGGCGCGCCGCCGACGAGGTGCTGGACCGCCCGGTGGCGGTGAAGGTGCTGGCCGGGCGGTACGCCGGTGACGAACGGTTCCGTTCGCGGATCCTGCACGAGGCGCGGGCCGCGGCGATCCTTTCGCATCCCAACATCGCGCAGATCCACGACTTCGGGGAATCCGACGAGATCCCCTACGTGGTGATGGAATTGATCAACGGGCCGACCCTGCAACAGATGTTGTCGGACGCCCCGATCCCGCCCCGGCGGGTATTCCGGATCTGCGGCGAGGTGGCCGCCGCGCTGGCCGCCGCCCATCAGGACGGCCTGGTGCACCGGGACATCAAGCTGGCCAACATCATGGTCACCCCGGCCGGCGCCAAGGTGGTCGACTTCGGCATCGCGGCGGCGGCCGGGCCGGCCGAGCCGGACGAGGGCCTGCTCGGCACCCCCGCCTACCTGGCCCCGGAACGGCTGACCGGCGGGGCGATCGAGCCGGCCTCGGACGTCTACGCGCTCGGCGTGCTGCTCTACCGGCTGCTCGCCGACGAGTCGCCGTGGACCGTGGAGACCACCACGCAGATGCTCAGCGCGCACATGTACGTCGAGCCGATGCCGCTGCCCGACCTGCCCGGGGTGCCGGACGCGGTCGCCGAACTGGTCGACCGCTGCCTGGCCAAGGAGCCGGCGGACCGGCCGGACGCGGCCGAGGTGTCGGCGGTGCTGGCCGACGCGGTGGAGGCGTCGGTGGTCCGGGAGCCCGCTCCGGCGCCGGTCCCGGCCCCGGCCCCGACTCGCTTCGACGAGGAGACCGAGGCGATCGGGGCTATCGGGGCTATCCCGCCGGCCGCGGTACCGGCTCCGCGCCGACGCCGCCGGCTCGTCCTCGCCGGCGTCCTGGCCGTCCTGGTGATCGCCGGCGCCGGCTGGTGGGTCACCCGCGGGAGTGAACCTCGATCGACACCGGTCAACGCCGCCCCGCCGGCCGCCCGGGACGGGGCCGCGCCGCCCGGCTCGGCCCGCCCGTCGCCGGGTGGATCGCCGACACCGACCGGCGCCCGGGTCCTGCCACGGCCGGCCGCGCTGGTCTCGTCGGCGCCGGCCGCGTCGGCCGCGGCCCCGTCCGGCTCGCCCTCCTCGGCCCCGGCGCCGAGCCCGAGCAGCGCCGGCCCGGCCAGTTCGGCCCCGGTGCCGGAGGGCACCCGGCTGGAGTCCAAGGGCGGCGTGGTCACCGCGATCTGCCAGTCCGGCAACGCCACCCTGCTCGACTGGCAGCCGGCCGAGGGCTTCGTGGTGGAACGCGTCGACCCGGGCCCCGGCCTCACCCCGTCGGTGGTGTTCGCCGGGACGCTCAGCCGCTACCGGATGTCGGTCACCTGCTTCGCCGGGAAGCCGTCGGCCGTGGTGCTGCCGCTGTGA
- a CDS encoding ArsR/SmtB family transcription factor, with amino-acid sequence MVAIALPPDAATRIRFAVSCLWEVLASLRVLRDRGVPSVHRKWAAGKRPGPGGLLGRLVPATGGYAPDFLTPPPGRRSADLASELSVLKRTSPETVREHLAFLPTDVEDFRADPRSGLARLADEIEEYWATAIAPDWPRIHALLDADIRRRAARLATDGAAAVLNDLHARVRWQDGTLLVDQRHCTAPDVPDGSGLVLVPSVFAWPSVLTVSSWGTPQLAYPAAGVATLGEDAAPAPDALGALLGAGRARILTALAGPLSTTELARRTGITAGGVSQHLRVLRAAGLVATHRAGRLLLNSRTDAAETLVTAAAPRPTASRRSR; translated from the coding sequence ATGGTCGCCATCGCTCTGCCGCCGGACGCCGCCACCCGGATCCGGTTCGCCGTCTCCTGCCTGTGGGAGGTGCTGGCGAGTCTGCGCGTGCTGCGGGACCGGGGCGTGCCGTCCGTACATCGGAAATGGGCTGCCGGGAAGCGGCCCGGGCCGGGGGGTCTGCTGGGCCGGCTGGTGCCTGCCACCGGGGGGTATGCCCCGGACTTCCTCACGCCGCCGCCTGGTCGCCGCTCGGCGGACCTGGCATCGGAGCTATCCGTCTTGAAGCGGACAAGTCCCGAGACTGTCCGAGAGCATCTCGCGTTCCTCCCCACCGATGTCGAGGACTTCCGGGCGGACCCGAGAAGCGGGCTGGCCCGGCTCGCCGACGAGATCGAGGAGTACTGGGCGACCGCGATCGCCCCGGACTGGCCCCGGATCCACGCCCTGCTCGACGCGGACATCCGCCGCCGGGCCGCCCGGCTGGCCACCGACGGCGCCGCCGCGGTCCTCAACGACCTGCACGCCCGGGTCCGCTGGCAGGACGGCACGCTGCTGGTCGACCAGCGGCACTGCACCGCGCCGGACGTCCCGGACGGCAGCGGCCTGGTGCTGGTCCCCTCGGTGTTCGCCTGGCCCTCGGTGCTCACCGTCTCGTCCTGGGGCACGCCCCAGCTGGCCTATCCGGCGGCCGGCGTCGCCACACTCGGGGAGGACGCCGCGCCGGCGCCGGACGCGCTGGGCGCGCTGCTCGGCGCCGGCCGGGCCCGGATCCTGACCGCGCTGGCCGGCCCGCTCTCCACCACCGAGCTGGCCCGGCGCACCGGGATCACCGCCGGCGGGGTGTCGCAGCATCTGCGGGTGCTGCGCGCGGCCGGCCTGGTCGCCACCCACCGGGCCGGCCGGCTGCTGCTGAACTCCCGCACCGACGCCGCGGAAACCCTGGTCACAGCGGCAGCACCACGGCCGACGGCTTCCCGGCGAAGCAGGTGA
- a CDS encoding isocitrate lyase/phosphoenolpyruvate mutase family protein produces the protein MTDFHALHQPGRPLVLVNAWDAASARIVAAAGAAAVATTSAGVAWSLGAPDGDALGLDLAVEAARRVVAAVAVPVSVDVGAGYGDPAGTLRAMAAAGVAGVNLEDGARGIAEQQARLAAAKEAAPGVFLNARIDTLLFGLGDPAEAITRAKAYLDAGADGVFVPGTTDPAVVAELVAAIPGPVNVLTGSGAPPIGELAALGVARISLGSSVAQAAYGLVDRAAREAFGAGGYAELAGAADYGRLNELSAGSPGTGG, from the coding sequence GTGACTGACTTCCACGCCCTTCATCAGCCCGGCCGCCCGCTCGTCCTGGTCAACGCCTGGGACGCGGCCAGCGCCCGGATCGTCGCCGCGGCCGGGGCCGCCGCGGTCGCCACCACCAGCGCCGGGGTGGCCTGGAGCCTGGGCGCCCCGGACGGTGACGCGCTCGGCCTGGACCTCGCCGTCGAGGCCGCCCGCCGGGTGGTCGCCGCGGTCGCGGTGCCGGTCTCGGTGGACGTCGGGGCCGGCTACGGCGACCCGGCCGGCACCCTGCGCGCGATGGCCGCCGCCGGGGTGGCCGGGGTGAACCTGGAGGACGGCGCCCGGGGCATCGCCGAGCAGCAGGCCCGGCTGGCCGCCGCGAAGGAGGCCGCGCCCGGCGTCTTCCTCAACGCCCGGATCGACACGCTGCTGTTCGGGCTCGGTGACCCGGCCGAGGCGATCACCCGGGCGAAGGCGTACCTGGACGCCGGCGCGGACGGCGTCTTCGTGCCCGGGACCACCGACCCGGCCGTGGTCGCCGAGCTGGTCGCGGCGATCCCGGGGCCGGTCAACGTGCTGACCGGGTCGGGCGCGCCGCCGATCGGCGAGCTGGCCGCACTCGGGGTGGCCCGGATCAGCCTGGGCTCGTCGGTGGCGCAGGCGGCGTACGGCCTGGTCGACCGGGCGGCCCGGGAGGCGTTCGGGGCCGGCGGCTACGCGGAGCTTGCCGGGGCGGCTGACTACGGGCGGCTGAACGAGCTCAGCGCGGGAAGTCCCGGAACTGGAGGGTGA
- a CDS encoding glycosyl hydrolase, translating into MRLHRLACASAALLLLLSGCSGGEKRTAQPAPSPAPAPELTGNALGATTIPATLAVAPYLDPAAGTADVGDVVKVTGQRDFTLGYVQARGDRDCTPAWGGRTPLGDRRVAGQVAELQALDGQTVVATGGEAGAYLENACRVDQLVAAYGQALDTAGANRLDVDVEQEVTIHTVAEALATLQQQRGTAITLSLPVAGLAEGLTGPGIALLKGVQAAGVEVTVNALTMNLNAAGGGWGWAMTRAAGAVADDLAAIWPDRPVAEIHRMLGVSPMIGVNATGGTTGPDDAAYLLDWARRQKLGFVRFRSVNRDNGDCADGTVAADCSGIAQTKYRFTLQFRDFPR; encoded by the coding sequence GTGCGCCTCCACCGCCTCGCCTGCGCCTCGGCCGCCCTGCTCCTGCTGCTCAGCGGCTGTTCCGGGGGCGAGAAGCGCACCGCGCAGCCGGCGCCGAGCCCGGCGCCCGCCCCGGAGCTGACCGGCAACGCGCTGGGCGCCACGACCATCCCGGCGACCCTGGCGGTCGCGCCCTACCTCGACCCGGCGGCCGGCACCGCCGACGTCGGCGACGTGGTGAAGGTGACCGGGCAGCGCGACTTCACCCTCGGGTACGTGCAGGCCCGCGGCGACCGGGACTGCACCCCGGCCTGGGGCGGCCGGACCCCGCTCGGCGACCGGCGGGTGGCCGGCCAGGTCGCCGAGCTCCAGGCGCTGGACGGGCAGACCGTGGTGGCCACCGGTGGCGAGGCCGGGGCCTATCTGGAGAACGCCTGCCGGGTGGACCAGCTGGTCGCCGCGTACGGCCAGGCCCTGGACACGGCCGGCGCCAACCGTCTCGACGTCGACGTCGAGCAGGAGGTCACCATCCACACCGTCGCCGAGGCGCTGGCCACCCTGCAGCAGCAGCGCGGCACCGCGATCACCCTGAGCCTGCCGGTGGCCGGCCTGGCCGAGGGCCTGACCGGGCCCGGCATCGCGCTGCTCAAGGGCGTCCAGGCGGCCGGGGTCGAGGTCACGGTCAACGCGCTGACGATGAACTTGAACGCGGCCGGCGGCGGCTGGGGGTGGGCGATGACCCGGGCCGCCGGCGCGGTCGCCGACGACCTGGCCGCGATCTGGCCGGACAGGCCGGTCGCGGAGATCCACCGGATGCTCGGCGTCAGCCCGATGATCGGGGTGAACGCCACCGGCGGCACCACCGGCCCGGACGACGCGGCGTACCTGCTCGACTGGGCCCGGCGCCAGAAGCTGGGCTTCGTCCGGTTCCGCTCGGTGAACCGGGACAACGGCGACTGCGCCGACGGCACGGTGGCCGCCGACTGCAGCGGGATCGCCCAGACGAAGTACCGGTTCACCCTCCAGTTCCGGGACTTCCCGCGCTGA
- the valS gene encoding valine--tRNA ligase, with product MPEKITLDGLERKWRQVWAERGTYAFDRSAPRSRVFSIDTPPPTVSGSLHVGHVFSYTHADAIARYRRMTGREVFYPIGWDDNGLPTERRVQNYYGVQCDPSLPYDPGFTPPDTPPSRPLPISRRNFVELCQTLTAVDEQAYEDLWRQLGLSVDWSLQYTTIGEASRTVSQRAFLNNLARGEAYLADAPTLWDVSFRTAVAQAELEDRERQGAYHRLVFGLPGGGSAHVETTRPELLPACVALVAHPDDERYRPLFGTTATTPVFGVEVPIKAHPLAQPDKGTGIAMICTFGDLTDVIWWRELDLPTRPVMGRDGRLLPSPPAGVDPEIYAQLAGKTVFSAKETMIGLLRSAGALDGEPRPTTQQVKFYEKGDKPLEIVTTRQWYIRNGGRDAALRSALLDRGREMSWSPGFMRARYENWVDGLAGDWIISRQRFFGVPFPVWYPLDAAGEPDYTAPITPDALPVDPSSDTPPGYREDQRGRPGGFIGDPDVMDTWATSSLTPEIAGRWGLDDDLFARVFPMDLRPQAHEIIRTWLFATVLRAHQEFGSLPWHTALLSGWILDPDRKKMSKSKGNVVTPMALLEEFGSDAVRYWAVSGRPGTDTAFDTGQMKVGRRLAIKILNATKFVLRFDLEEGAADLTAGEVTEPLDRAVLAGLAAVVADATKHFEGYDYARALERTEAFFWTFCDDYLELVKERAYGDPDSPATRSAHAALAVTLRTLLRLFAPMLPFVTEEAWSWWQPGSVHRAAWPSPDEFAPALDPAAPAGLLTLAGTVLGLVRKAKSEARQSMRTEVARLTVRGPDPEVRAFHLVSPDVRAAGVVREVIAEVAGGELAADVTLQS from the coding sequence GTGCCAGAGAAGATCACCCTCGACGGGCTCGAACGGAAATGGCGTCAGGTATGGGCCGAGCGGGGCACCTACGCCTTCGACCGGTCGGCGCCGCGGTCACGGGTGTTCTCGATCGACACGCCGCCGCCGACGGTGAGCGGGTCGCTGCACGTGGGGCACGTGTTCTCGTACACGCACGCGGACGCGATCGCGCGGTACCGGCGGATGACCGGGCGCGAGGTGTTCTACCCGATCGGGTGGGACGACAACGGGCTGCCGACCGAGCGGCGGGTGCAGAACTACTACGGCGTCCAGTGCGACCCGTCGCTGCCCTACGACCCCGGCTTCACCCCGCCGGACACCCCGCCGAGCCGCCCGCTGCCGATCTCCCGGCGCAACTTCGTCGAGCTGTGCCAGACGCTGACCGCGGTCGACGAGCAGGCGTACGAGGACCTGTGGCGCCAGCTCGGCCTCTCGGTCGACTGGTCGCTGCAGTACACCACGATCGGCGAGGCCAGCCGTACCGTCTCGCAGCGGGCCTTCTTGAACAACCTGGCCCGCGGCGAGGCCTACCTGGCCGACGCCCCAACCCTTTGGGACGTGTCGTTCCGGACCGCGGTGGCCCAGGCCGAGCTGGAGGACCGGGAACGGCAGGGCGCCTACCACCGGCTGGTCTTCGGCCTGCCCGGCGGCGGGTCGGCGCACGTCGAGACGACCCGGCCGGAGCTGCTGCCGGCCTGCGTGGCGCTGGTCGCGCACCCGGACGACGAGCGCTATCGGCCGCTCTTCGGGACGACCGCGACGACGCCGGTGTTCGGGGTCGAGGTGCCGATCAAGGCGCACCCGCTGGCGCAGCCGGACAAGGGCACCGGGATCGCGATGATCTGCACCTTCGGCGACCTGACGGATGTGATCTGGTGGCGCGAGCTGGATCTGCCCACCCGGCCGGTGATGGGCCGGGACGGACGGCTGCTGCCCTCGCCGCCGGCCGGCGTCGACCCCGAGATCTATGCCCAGCTGGCGGGGAAGACGGTCTTCTCCGCGAAGGAGACGATGATCGGCCTCCTGCGGTCCGCCGGCGCGCTGGACGGCGAGCCGCGGCCGACGACGCAGCAGGTCAAGTTCTACGAGAAGGGCGACAAGCCGCTCGAGATCGTGACCACCCGGCAGTGGTACATCCGCAACGGCGGCCGGGACGCCGCGCTGCGCTCCGCCCTTCTCGACCGGGGCCGCGAGATGAGCTGGTCGCCCGGCTTCATGCGGGCCCGCTACGAGAACTGGGTGGACGGCCTGGCCGGCGACTGGATCATCAGCCGGCAGCGGTTCTTCGGCGTCCCGTTCCCGGTCTGGTACCCGCTCGACGCGGCCGGCGAGCCGGACTACACCGCCCCGATCACCCCGGACGCGCTGCCGGTCGACCCGAGCAGCGACACGCCGCCCGGATACCGCGAGGACCAGCGGGGCCGGCCCGGCGGCTTCATCGGCGACCCGGACGTGATGGACACCTGGGCCACCTCGTCACTGACCCCGGAGATCGCCGGCCGGTGGGGCCTGGACGACGACCTGTTCGCCCGGGTCTTCCCGATGGACCTGCGGCCGCAGGCCCACGAGATCATCCGGACCTGGTTGTTCGCCACGGTGCTCCGCGCCCACCAGGAGTTCGGCAGCCTGCCCTGGCACACCGCGCTGCTCTCCGGGTGGATCCTCGACCCGGACCGCAAGAAGATGTCCAAGTCCAAGGGCAACGTGGTCACCCCGATGGCGCTGCTCGAGGAGTTCGGCTCGGACGCGGTCCGCTACTGGGCGGTGAGCGGGCGGCCGGGCACCGACACGGCGTTCGACACCGGGCAGATGAAGGTCGGCCGCCGGCTGGCCATCAAGATCTTGAACGCGACGAAGTTCGTGCTCCGCTTCGACCTCGAGGAGGGCGCGGCCGACCTCACGGCGGGCGAGGTCACCGAGCCGCTGGACCGGGCCGTGCTGGCCGGGCTCGCGGCCGTGGTGGCGGACGCCACCAAGCACTTCGAGGGGTACGACTACGCCCGCGCCCTGGAACGCACCGAGGCGTTCTTCTGGACGTTCTGCGACGACTACCTGGAGCTGGTCAAGGAGCGGGCGTACGGCGACCCGGACAGCCCGGCGACCCGGTCGGCGCACGCCGCGCTGGCGGTCACGCTGCGCACCCTGCTCCGATTGTTCGCGCCGATGCTGCCGTTCGTCACCGAGGAGGCCTGGTCCTGGTGGCAGCCCGGCTCGGTGCACCGGGCCGCCTGGCCGTCGCCGGACGAGTTCGCCCCGGCGCTCGACCCGGCGGCGCCGGCCGGCCTGCTCACCCTGGCCGGGACGGTGCTCGGCCTGGTGCGCAAGGCCAAGTCGGAAGCCCGCCAGTCGATGCGCACCGAGGTGGCCCGGCTGACGGTCCGCGGCCCGGATCCCGAGGTGCGCGCCTTCCACCTGGTCAGCCCGGACGTGCGGGCCGCCGGGGTGGTCCGGGAGGTGATCGCCGAGGTGGCCGGCGGGGAGCTGGCCGCCGACGTGACGCTTCAGTCTTGA
- the lepB gene encoding signal peptidase I encodes MSDDKINARRFPRSKPLEFLILLVVAVLVAAGVRTFLVQTFFIPSGSMEQTLLLNDKVLVNKAVYRFRDPARGEVVVFEPPIGWGAGPSEQEYIKRVIGVGGDRVVCCDAQKRITVNGHPLDETYIFPGDAPSDEDFDVTVPQGRIFVMGDHRSDSADSRAHLESDLGTVPVDRVAGRAFAIYWPTSRWSTLSVPPTFEGVPDQG; translated from the coding sequence GTGTCCGACGACAAGATCAATGCTCGCCGTTTTCCCCGGTCGAAGCCGCTCGAGTTCCTGATCCTGCTCGTCGTGGCGGTGCTCGTCGCGGCCGGGGTGCGGACGTTCCTGGTGCAGACCTTCTTCATCCCGTCCGGCTCGATGGAGCAGACCCTGCTCCTGAACGACAAGGTGCTGGTCAACAAGGCGGTCTACCGGTTCCGGGACCCGGCACGCGGCGAGGTGGTGGTCTTCGAGCCGCCGATCGGCTGGGGCGCCGGTCCCAGCGAGCAGGAGTACATCAAGCGGGTGATCGGCGTCGGCGGCGACCGGGTGGTCTGCTGCGACGCGCAGAAGCGGATCACCGTGAACGGCCACCCGCTCGACGAGACCTACATCTTCCCGGGCGACGCCCCGTCCGATGAGGACTTCGACGTGACCGTCCCGCAGGGCCGCATCTTCGTGATGGGCGACCACCGGTCCGACTCCGCCGACTCCCGCGCCCACCTGGAGTCCGACCTGGGCACGGTGCCGGTCGACCGGGTCGCCGGCCGCGCCTTCGCCATCTATTGGCCGACCTCCCGCTGGAGCACCCTCTCCGTCCCGCCCACCTTCGAGGGCGTCCCCGACCAGGGCTGA
- a CDS encoding calcium-binding protein yields MRFGIKSAGAATAVVTCAAFLPAPAQAATAAGQARVIGDSVHVEAGRGAVNDVVLTGSGRTVTIDDRVAINPGPGCAAVPGDRTRVRCTTTEPLRWLYASLGDGNDRLIARTAARVFAEGGAGADRITGGSGRDSLHGDSGDDVLSGGRGADALAGGGGNDSLDGGRGDDILNADAGRDRLRGGTGRDLVYYGSRQAPVLVDLDGAEGDDGARGEGDSVGADVEDIIGGAGADRLIGNAAGNRIWGGGGNDHLAGGAGHDILVGQAGNDTLRGGAGDDHLIGERDSREQGKDNPRARDRLNGGTAARRGDICEAGPAATMVSCEIRRAR; encoded by the coding sequence ATGAGGTTCGGCATCAAGTCAGCTGGGGCGGCCACGGCGGTCGTCACCTGCGCCGCGTTCCTGCCGGCGCCCGCCCAGGCGGCCACCGCCGCCGGGCAGGCCCGGGTGATCGGCGACAGCGTGCATGTCGAGGCGGGCCGGGGCGCGGTCAACGACGTGGTCCTCACCGGGTCCGGCCGCACCGTGACGATCGACGACCGGGTGGCGATCAACCCGGGCCCCGGGTGCGCCGCGGTCCCCGGGGACCGGACCCGGGTGCGGTGCACCACGACGGAGCCGCTGCGCTGGCTCTACGCGAGTCTCGGCGACGGGAACGACCGGCTCATCGCCCGGACCGCCGCCCGGGTGTTCGCCGAGGGCGGCGCGGGCGCCGACCGGATCACCGGCGGCTCCGGCCGGGACAGCCTGCACGGCGACAGCGGCGACGACGTCCTGAGCGGCGGCCGGGGTGCGGACGCCCTGGCCGGCGGCGGCGGCAACGACAGCCTCGACGGCGGGCGGGGTGACGACATCCTGAACGCCGACGCCGGCCGGGACAGGCTGCGCGGTGGCACCGGGCGGGACCTGGTCTACTACGGCTCCCGACAGGCCCCGGTCCTCGTCGATCTGGACGGCGCCGAGGGGGACGACGGCGCGCGGGGCGAGGGCGACAGCGTCGGCGCCGACGTGGAGGACATCATCGGCGGCGCCGGGGCGGACCGGCTGATCGGCAACGCGGCCGGCAACCGGATCTGGGGCGGCGGCGGCAATGACCACCTGGCCGGCGGCGCGGGCCACGACATCCTCGTGGGCCAGGCGGGCAACGACACCCTCCGCGGCGGCGCCGGTGACGACCACCTGATCGGCGAGCGGGACAGCCGGGAGCAGGGCAAGGACAACCCGCGAGCCCGGGACCGGCTCAACGGCGGCACCGCGGCGCGCCGCGGTGACATCTGCGAGGCCGGGCCGGCGGCCACCATGGTGAGCTGCGAGATCCGCCGCGCGCGGTGA
- a CDS encoding glutathionylspermidine synthase family protein, with protein MKRIPYGPVRDGWRLTNFSLGLTYNDDVLPDGSMYSYWQEGPYYDFSAAEIEELETATATLYAMCLEAGDWMVEQCPRRTAEGRRRGFFDSVCPPDVCFLTRIGVPEYTHEQIIRTWFDGDADTWTHRDKDPDGRVPMQTPDFSPSVYGRFDFWYNGAGTTPKLLEFNAQTPTALVEAAVIQWHWMDQTGVSKHPWRQWNSIHDRLVGWEATPDGEPAELGAWRRNIAKLREARPWLPEKPKIFFAYETSDTSGEDRMNVAYLMSTAEEAGFPVELIAMSQIGWDVSDDRVVYVPGPGREHEAQPIDVIFMLYPWEWFWHEEGGKAFFRNMADPAKRGTVWIEPPYKAALLGHKALLPVLWKLFGDDPERGKYLLPAYFADSKGAKTLTSYAKKPVWGREGGSVTLVRDGVPITENPSEYGSDGLYVVQQLCELPSFEGLEGTVHPVIGAWLIDGEPAGMGIREDLGTAGLVTKNNCNFLPHAIETEY; from the coding sequence ATGAAGCGGATTCCGTACGGGCCGGTCCGGGACGGCTGGCGACTGACCAATTTCAGTCTCGGGCTGACGTACAACGACGATGTGCTGCCGGACGGGTCGATGTACTCGTACTGGCAGGAGGGGCCGTACTACGACTTCTCCGCGGCCGAGATCGAGGAACTGGAGACGGCCACCGCGACGCTCTACGCGATGTGCCTGGAGGCCGGCGACTGGATGGTCGAGCAGTGCCCGCGGCGCACCGCCGAGGGCCGCCGCCGGGGGTTCTTCGACTCGGTCTGCCCGCCGGACGTCTGCTTCCTGACCCGGATCGGCGTCCCGGAGTACACCCACGAGCAGATCATCCGGACCTGGTTCGACGGCGACGCGGACACCTGGACGCACCGGGACAAGGACCCGGACGGCCGGGTGCCGATGCAGACGCCGGACTTCTCGCCGTCGGTCTACGGCCGGTTCGACTTCTGGTACAACGGGGCCGGCACCACCCCGAAACTGCTCGAGTTCAACGCGCAGACGCCGACCGCGCTGGTCGAGGCGGCGGTCATCCAGTGGCACTGGATGGACCAGACCGGGGTCAGCAAGCACCCGTGGCGGCAGTGGAACTCCATCCATGACCGGCTGGTCGGCTGGGAGGCGACCCCGGACGGCGAGCCGGCCGAGCTCGGCGCCTGGCGGCGCAACATCGCCAAGCTGCGCGAGGCCCGGCCCTGGCTCCCGGAGAAACCCAAGATCTTCTTCGCGTACGAGACGTCGGACACCTCGGGGGAGGACCGGATGAACGTCGCGTACCTGATGTCCACCGCCGAGGAGGCCGGGTTCCCGGTCGAGCTGATCGCGATGAGCCAGATCGGCTGGGACGTCAGCGACGACCGGGTGGTCTACGTGCCCGGCCCGGGGCGCGAGCACGAGGCCCAGCCGATCGACGTGATCTTCATGCTCTACCCGTGGGAGTGGTTCTGGCACGAGGAGGGCGGCAAGGCCTTCTTCCGGAACATGGCCGACCCGGCGAAACGCGGCACGGTGTGGATCGAGCCGCCGTACAAGGCGGCGCTGCTCGGGCACAAGGCGCTGCTCCCGGTGCTGTGGAAGCTGTTCGGCGACGACCCGGAACGGGGGAAGTACCTGCTGCCGGCCTACTTCGCCGACAGCAAGGGCGCGAAGACCCTGACCTCGTACGCGAAGAAGCCGGTCTGGGGCCGCGAGGGCGGCTCGGTCACCCTGGTCCGGGACGGCGTGCCGATCACCGAGAACCCCTCGGAGTACGGCTCGGACGGCCTCTACGTCGTGCAGCAGCTGTGCGAGCTGCCGTCCTTCGAGGGGCTGGAGGGCACCGTGCACCCGGTGATCGGGGCCTGGCTGATCGACGGCGAGCCGGCCGGGATGGGCATCCGCGAGGATCTCGGGACGGCCGGCCTGGTCACCAAGAACAACTGCAACTTCCTGCCGCACGCGATCGAGACCGAGTACTGA
- the fabG gene encoding 3-oxoacyl-ACP reductase FabG: MSQSASSRVAIVTGAARGIGEAIALKLAADGLAVAVVDLDEGACANTVTAIHDAGGTAVAIGADVSDPAQVTAAVERVVAELGPPTVLVNNAGVLRDNLLFKMSEDDWDIVMNVHLKGSFLFSRAVQKHMVDAGYGRIVSLSSTSALGNRGQANYAAAKAGLQGFVKTLAIELGKFGITANAVAPGFIVTDMTRATAARMGVEFDDFEKAMIGQIPVARAGRPEDVANTVSFLVSEGAGFVSGQVIYVAGGPRD, encoded by the coding sequence GTGTCGCAGTCCGCATCGTCCAGGGTCGCCATCGTCACCGGAGCCGCGCGCGGCATCGGCGAGGCCATCGCGCTCAAGCTGGCCGCCGACGGCCTGGCCGTCGCGGTCGTCGACCTGGACGAGGGCGCCTGCGCCAACACGGTCACCGCGATCCACGACGCCGGCGGCACCGCGGTCGCGATCGGCGCCGACGTGTCCGATCCGGCCCAGGTGACCGCCGCCGTCGAGCGGGTCGTGGCCGAGCTCGGCCCGCCGACCGTCCTGGTCAACAACGCCGGCGTGCTGCGGGACAACCTGCTGTTCAAGATGTCCGAGGACGACTGGGACATCGTGATGAACGTGCACCTGAAGGGCTCGTTCCTGTTCAGCCGCGCGGTGCAGAAGCACATGGTGGACGCCGGCTACGGCCGGATCGTCAGCCTGTCGAGCACCTCGGCGCTGGGCAATCGCGGACAGGCCAACTACGCGGCGGCCAAGGCGGGCCTGCAGGGCTTCGTCAAGACGCTCGCCATCGAGCTGGGCAAGTTCGGGATCACCGCGAACGCGGTGGCGCCCGGGTTCATCGTCACCGACATGACCCGGGCCACCGCGGCCCGGATGGGCGTCGAGTTCGACGACTTCGAGAAAGCGATGATCGGTCAGATCCCGGTGGCCCGCGCGGGCCGTCCCGAGGATGTGGCGAACACCGTCTCGTTCCTGGTGAGCGAGGGTGCCGGGTTCGTGTCCGGACAGGTGATCTACGTGGCCGGCGGGCCGCGGGACTGA